In Fusobacterium hwasookii, a single window of DNA contains:
- a CDS encoding NUDIX hydrolase: MKILDIPSLKFLKVGVDTDPLNNHNLEYLEKQNAIAALILNHSGDKVLFVNQYRAGVHNYIYEVPAGLIENNEEPIIALEREVREETGYKREDYEILYDSNTGFLVSPGYTTEKIYIYIIKLKSDDIVPLDLDLDETENLYTRWIDIRDAGKLTLDMKTIFSLHIYGNLIK, encoded by the coding sequence ATGAAAATATTAGATATACCAAGTTTAAAATTTTTAAAAGTTGGAGTTGATACTGACCCATTAAATAACCATAATTTAGAGTATTTAGAAAAGCAAAATGCAATTGCTGCCTTAATTTTAAATCACTCAGGCGATAAAGTTTTATTTGTAAATCAATATAGAGCAGGTGTACATAACTACATCTATGAAGTCCCAGCTGGTCTTATTGAAAATAATGAAGAACCTATTATTGCATTAGAAAGAGAAGTTAGAGAAGAAACAGGTTATAAGAGAGAAGATTATGAAATTTTATATGATAGTAACACAGGATTTTTAGTTTCTCCTGGTTATACAACGGAAAAAATTTATATTTATATCATAAAATTAAAATCAGATGATATTGTTCCTTTGGATTTAGATTTAGATGAGACAGAAAATCTTTACACAAGATGGATAGATATTAGAGATGCTGGGAAATTAACTCTTGATATGAAGACTATATTTTCCCTACATATCTATGGAAACTTAATAAAATAA
- a CDS encoding pseudouridine synthase, with protein MRINKFLSTLGIASRRAIDKYIEEGRITVNYNIAIPGMDINENDDIFIDGKRIETKINDEKVYFMLNKPLEVLSASSDDRGRKTVVDLIKTDKRIFPIGRLDYMTSGLILLTNDGELFNRIVHPKSEIYKKYYIKIFGEIKKEEIDELKKGVLLDDGKTLPAKISGIKYDKNKTSMYISIREGRNRQVRRMIEKFGYKVLMLRREKIGELSLGDLPEGKYRELTNEEIEYLYSI; from the coding sequence ATGAGGATTAATAAATTTTTATCTACTCTTGGCATTGCTTCAAGAAGGGCTATTGATAAGTATATTGAAGAAGGTAGAATTACTGTAAATTATAATATAGCAATACCTGGAATGGATATAAATGAAAATGATGATATTTTTATAGATGGTAAAAGAATAGAAACAAAAATAAATGATGAAAAAGTTTATTTTATGCTAAATAAACCATTGGAAGTATTGTCTGCTTCATCTGATGATAGAGGTAGAAAAACTGTAGTTGACTTAATAAAAACAGATAAAAGAATTTTTCCAATTGGAAGACTTGATTATATGACAAGTGGTTTGATTTTACTTACAAATGATGGGGAACTTTTTAACAGAATAGTTCATCCAAAATCAGAAATTTATAAAAAATACTACATAAAAATTTTTGGTGAAATTAAAAAAGAAGAAATAGATGAACTTAAAAAAGGTGTTTTATTAGATGATGGAAAAACATTACCTGCTAAAATATCTGGAATAAAATACGATAAAAATAAAACTTCTATGTATATTTCAATAAGAGAAGGTAGAAATAGACAAGTTAGAAGAATGATAGAAAAATTTGGATATAAAGTTTTAATGTTAAGAAGAGAAAAAATTGGTGAGTTATCATTAGGGGATTTACCAGAAGGTAAATATAGAGAATTAACAAATGAAGAAATAGAATATTTATATTCAATTTAG
- a CDS encoding DUF1576 domain-containing protein: MDKINQRMKEIELLTVSLSMLILIFFITYVINEHENIFIGMYKIITSPAVLVTDFIKVGGIGAAFLNAILIFSFNFFLVKSFKVKITGITIAAFFTVLGFSFFGKNILNILPFYLGGILYSIYTSTDFSEHIIPIAFSSALAPFVSSVAFYGEISYETSYINAILIGVLIGFIVVPLAKSLYDFHEGYDLYNLGFTAGILGSVIIAVLKLYHFEITPQYLLSTEYDIPLKVLCSSLFLSLIIIGFYINDSSLSGYFSLMKDDGYKSDFVKKYGYGLTFINMGVMGFISIGFVIITGQTFNGPILAGVFTVVGFSANGKTVFNTFPILVGILLASLGSKGNDFTLAISGLFGTALAPISGVFGPIAGIIAGWLHLAVVQNVGLVHGGLNLYNNGFSAGIVAGFLLPIFNMITDNNNQRKMNIQRKHMNFLKTVQANIKKKMKEDEDKEIK; this comes from the coding sequence ATGGATAAAATCAATCAGAGAATGAAAGAGATTGAACTTTTAACTGTTTCTTTATCAATGTTAATTTTAATATTTTTCATTACTTATGTTATTAATGAACATGAAAATATATTTATAGGAATGTATAAAATAATTACTTCTCCTGCTGTTTTGGTCACTGATTTTATAAAAGTTGGTGGAATTGGAGCAGCTTTTCTTAATGCTATATTAATCTTTTCGTTTAATTTTTTCTTAGTGAAATCATTTAAAGTAAAAATTACTGGAATTACAATAGCAGCTTTTTTTACAGTTCTTGGCTTTTCATTTTTTGGAAAAAATATTTTAAATATTCTACCTTTTTATTTAGGTGGTATCTTATATAGCATCTATACATCAACAGATTTTTCTGAACATATTATTCCAATTGCTTTTTCAAGTGCACTAGCACCTTTTGTAAGTAGTGTTGCATTCTATGGTGAAATCTCTTATGAAACATCATATATTAATGCAATTTTAATTGGAGTTTTAATTGGGTTTATAGTTGTTCCACTAGCAAAAAGCCTTTATGACTTTCACGAGGGTTATGATTTATATAATTTAGGTTTTACAGCTGGTATACTAGGCTCAGTTATTATAGCAGTTTTAAAATTATATCATTTTGAAATAACTCCTCAATACTTATTATCAACTGAATACGATATACCCTTAAAAGTATTATGTTCTTCACTTTTTTTATCTTTAATAATTATTGGATTTTATATAAATGATAGTTCATTATCAGGATATTTTTCCTTAATGAAAGATGATGGTTATAAATCCGATTTTGTAAAAAAATATGGATATGGATTAACATTTATTAATATGGGAGTGATGGGATTCATAAGTATAGGTTTTGTTATTATAACAGGACAAACTTTTAATGGTCCTATCTTAGCAGGTGTTTTTACTGTTGTAGGCTTTTCAGCAAATGGGAAAACTGTCTTCAATACTTTCCCTATATTAGTAGGTATTTTACTTGCAAGCTTAGGAAGTAAAGGAAATGACTTTACTTTAGCTATATCTGGATTATTTGGTACTGCTCTTGCACCGATATCTGGTGTTTTTGGACCTATTGCTGGTATTATAGCTGGTTGGTTACATTTAGCAGTAGTACAAAATGTAGGCTTGGTTCATGGTGGGCTTAATTTATACAATAATGGATTTTCAGCAGGAATTGTAGCTGGATTTTTGCTACCAATATTTAATATGATAACTGATAATAATAATCAAAGAAAAATGAACATCCAAAGAAAGCATATGAATTTTTTAAAAACTGTCCAAGCAAATATAAAAAAGAAAATGAAGGAAGATGAAGATAAGGAGATTAAATGA
- the gatB gene encoding Asp-tRNA(Asn)/Glu-tRNA(Gln) amidotransferase subunit GatB, which yields MIKEWESVIGLEVHLQLKTGTKVWCGCKSDYDENGINLHTCPICLGHPGTLPKLNKKVVDYAVKAALALNCQINNESGFDRKNYFYPDAPKNYQITQFEKSYAENGYLEFKLNSGRQVKIGITKIQIEEDTAKAIHGKNESYLNFNRASIPLIEIISEPDMRNSEEAYEYLNTLKNIIKYTKVSDVSMETGSLRCDANISVMEKGSKVFGTRVEVKNLNSFKAVARAIDYEIGRQIELIENGGKVDQETRLWDEENQITRVMRSKEEAMDYRYFNEPDLLKLVISDKEIEEIKKDMPETRLAKIERFKTNYLLEEKDAFILTEEVELSDYFEEVVKYSDNAKLSSNWILTEVLRVLKHKNIDIEKFSISSENLAKIIKLIDKNTISSKIAKEVFEIALDDTRDPEIIVKEKGLLQVSDTSEIEKMVDEVLANNQKMVEDYKAADEGRKPRILKGIVGQVMKISKGKANPEIVNELIMEKLK from the coding sequence ATGATAAAAGAATGGGAGTCAGTAATAGGATTGGAAGTTCACTTACAATTAAAAACAGGTACTAAAGTATGGTGTGGATGTAAATCTGACTATGATGAAAATGGAATAAATTTACATACTTGCCCAATTTGTTTAGGACATCCTGGTACTCTTCCAAAATTAAATAAAAAAGTGGTAGATTATGCAGTTAAAGCTGCTCTTGCTCTTAATTGTCAAATAAATAATGAGAGTGGTTTTGATAGAAAAAATTATTTCTATCCTGATGCACCTAAAAATTATCAAATTACACAATTTGAAAAATCTTATGCTGAAAATGGATATTTAGAGTTTAAACTAAATTCTGGTAGACAAGTTAAAATTGGAATAACTAAAATACAAATTGAAGAAGATACAGCAAAGGCTATTCATGGAAAAAATGAGTCTTATTTAAACTTTAACAGAGCTTCTATTCCTTTGATTGAAATTATATCAGAACCAGACATGAGAAATTCAGAAGAAGCTTATGAATACTTAAACACTTTAAAAAATATAATAAAATATACAAAAGTTAGTGATGTATCTATGGAAACTGGTTCACTTAGATGTGATGCTAACATTTCAGTTATGGAAAAAGGTTCTAAAGTTTTTGGAACAAGAGTTGAAGTTAAAAACCTAAATTCATTTAAGGCTGTTGCAAGAGCAATAGATTATGAAATTGGAAGACAGATAGAACTTATAGAAAATGGTGGGAAAGTAGATCAAGAAACTAGACTTTGGGATGAAGAAAATCAAATAACAAGAGTTATGAGATCAAAAGAAGAAGCTATGGATTATAGATATTTTAATGAGCCAGATTTATTAAAACTTGTTATTAGTGATAAAGAAATTGAAGAAATAAAAAAAGATATGCCTGAAACTAGACTTGCTAAAATTGAAAGATTTAAAACTAATTATCTATTAGAGGAAAAAGATGCTTTTATTTTAACAGAAGAAGTTGAACTTTCAGATTATTTTGAAGAAGTTGTAAAATATTCTGATAATGCTAAATTAAGTTCTAACTGGATTTTAACAGAAGTTTTAAGAGTGTTAAAGCACAAAAATATTGATATAGAAAAATTTTCTATAAGTAGTGAAAATCTCGCTAAAATAATAAAATTAATTGATAAAAATACTATTTCTTCAAAAATAGCAAAAGAAGTTTTTGAAATAGCACTTGATGATACAAGAGATCCTGAAATTATTGTAAAGGAAAAAGGACTTCTTCAAGTATCAGACACAAGTGAAATAGAAAAAATGGTTGATGAAGTTTTAGCTAACAATCAAAAAATGGTTGAAGACTATAAAGCTGCTGATGAAGGCAGAAAACCAAGAATTCTTAAAGGAATAGTAGGACAAGTTATGAAAATTTCTAAGGGAAAAGCAAATCCTGAAATTGTAAATGAACTAATTATGGAGAAATTAAAATAA
- a CDS encoding asparaginase: protein MENKVLIINTGGTIGMVGKPLRPAYNWSEITKEYSMLEKFPTDYYQFEKLIDSSDVTTDFWIRLVEVIEKNYDKYLGFVILHGTDTMAYTGSMLSFLLKNLAKPVVLTGAQAPMVNPRSDGLQNLINSIYIAGHKLFDIPLIPEVCICFRDSLLRANRSKKTDSNNYYGFSSPNYNCLAEIATEIKVISDRILKTPTEKFYVEKNIDSNVLLLELFPGLHSKYISDFIESNKNIKALILKTYGSGNTPTSEDFIETLKSISKKGIPILDITQCISGSVKMPLYESTDKLSKLGIINGSDITSEAGLTKMMYLLGKKLNLEEIKKAFTSSICGEQTI, encoded by the coding sequence ATGGAAAATAAAGTTCTTATAATAAATACTGGTGGAACTATTGGAATGGTTGGAAAACCTTTAAGACCTGCTTATAATTGGTCTGAAATTACTAAGGAATATTCAATGTTAGAAAAATTTCCAACAGATTACTACCAATTTGAAAAATTAATAGATTCATCAGATGTTACAACAGACTTTTGGATAAGATTAGTAGAAGTTATAGAGAAAAATTATGATAAATATTTAGGTTTTGTTATTCTACACGGTACTGATACTATGGCCTATACAGGCTCTATGTTATCTTTTTTATTAAAAAATTTAGCTAAACCTGTTGTCTTAACAGGAGCACAAGCTCCAATGGTAAATCCAAGGAGTGATGGCTTACAAAACTTAATAAATTCTATCTATATTGCAGGACATAAATTATTTGATATTCCTTTAATACCAGAGGTTTGTATATGTTTTAGAGATAGTTTGCTAAGAGCTAATAGAAGTAAAAAAACTGATAGCAATAATTATTATGGTTTTTCTTCGCCTAACTATAATTGTTTAGCTGAAATAGCAACTGAAATAAAAGTTATTTCAGATAGGATATTGAAAACACCAACAGAGAAATTCTATGTTGAAAAAAATATAGATTCAAATGTCTTATTACTAGAACTATTCCCTGGTTTACATTCAAAATATATATCTGATTTTATTGAGAGTAATAAAAATATTAAGGCTTTAATACTAAAAACTTATGGAAGTGGTAATACACCAACAAGTGAAGATTTTATTGAAACTCTAAAATCTATATCTAAAAAAGGTATTCCAATTTTAGATATTACTCAATGCATTTCAGGAAGTGTAAAAATGCCACTTTATGAGTCTACTGATAAACTTTCAAAATTGGGTATTATAAATGGAAGTGATATAACTTCTGAAGCAGGACTAACTAAAATGATGTATTTACTTGGAAAAAAATTAAATCTAGAGGAAATTAAAAAGGCTTTTACAAGTTCAATCTGTGGAGAACAGACTATATAA
- the mreB gene encoding rod shape-determining protein produces MKKFMGKILGIFSDDLGIDLGTSNTLICMKNKGIILREPSVVAISTKTKEIFEVGEKAKHMIGRTPSTYETIRPLRNGVIADYEVTEKMLRSFYKRIKSGTLLNKPRVIICVPAGITQVEKRAVMEVTREAGAREAFLIEEPMAAAIGVGINIFEPEGSMVVDIGGGTSELAVVSLGGVVKKSSFRVAGDRFDTAIVDYVRQKHNLLIGEKSAEDIKIKIGTVNPEEEEMEIEVSGKYVLNGLPKDITLTSSELVDTLSTLVQEIIEEIRVVFEKTPPELAADIKKRGIYISGGGALLRGIDKKISSGLNLKVTIAEDPLNAVINGIGVLLNNFSLYNKVLVSTETEY; encoded by the coding sequence ATGAAAAAGTTTATGGGAAAAATTTTAGGAATATTTTCAGATGATTTAGGTATAGACTTAGGAACATCTAATACATTAATTTGTATGAAAAATAAAGGTATTATATTAAGAGAACCTTCTGTTGTAGCAATTTCTACTAAGACAAAAGAAATTTTTGAAGTTGGAGAAAAAGCAAAACACATGATAGGAAGAACTCCTTCTACTTATGAAACTATAAGACCTTTGAGAAATGGAGTTATTGCTGACTATGAAGTTACAGAAAAAATGTTAAGATCATTCTATAAAAGAATAAAATCTGGGACACTTTTAAATAAACCTAGAGTAATTATCTGTGTACCTGCTGGAATAACACAAGTTGAAAAAAGAGCTGTTATGGAAGTTACAAGAGAAGCTGGTGCAAGAGAAGCATTTTTAATTGAAGAGCCTATGGCAGCTGCAATAGGTGTAGGAATAAATATTTTTGAACCAGAAGGAAGTATGGTAGTTGATATTGGTGGTGGAACTTCTGAATTAGCAGTTGTTTCATTAGGTGGAGTTGTTAAAAAATCTTCTTTTAGAGTAGCAGGAGATAGATTTGATACTGCTATTGTTGACTATGTAAGACAAAAACATAACTTATTAATAGGTGAAAAGTCAGCAGAAGATATTAAAATAAAAATAGGTACTGTAAATCCTGAAGAAGAAGAAATGGAAATTGAAGTTAGTGGTAAGTATGTCTTAAATGGTTTACCAAAAGACATTACTTTAACATCATCAGAATTAGTTGATACCTTATCAACATTAGTTCAAGAAATTATTGAAGAAATAAGAGTTGTTTTTGAAAAAACTCCTCCTGAATTAGCAGCAGATATTAAAAAAAGAGGGATATATATAAGTGGTGGTGGTGCATTACTTAGAGGAATTGACAAAAAGATTTCATCTGGTTTGAATTTAAAAGTTACTATTGCAGAAGATCCTTTAAATGCTGTTATTAATGGTATAGGTGTATTGTTAAATAATTTCTCATTGTATAATAAAGTTCTAGTTTCAACAGAAACAGAGTACTAA
- the scpB gene encoding SMC-Scp complex subunit ScpB — translation MSIKNQVESIIFLGGDENKIKDLAKFFKISIEDMLKILLELKDDRKDTGINLEVDSEIVYLSTNPLYGEVINNYFEQETKPKKLSSASIETLSIIAYKQPITKSEIESIRGVSVDRIISNLEERKFVQNCGKQESGRKANLYEVTDKFLSYLGIKNITELPDYDLLKEKIKSMENVTTNED, via the coding sequence ATGAGTATTAAAAATCAAGTTGAATCTATCATTTTTTTAGGTGGAGATGAAAATAAAATAAAAGATTTAGCTAAGTTTTTTAAAATTTCTATTGAAGATATGTTAAAGATTCTTTTAGAGTTAAAAGATGATAGAAAAGATACTGGTATAAATCTTGAAGTTGATTCAGAGATAGTTTACTTATCAACCAATCCTTTATATGGTGAAGTTATAAATAATTATTTTGAGCAAGAAACTAAACCTAAAAAGTTATCATCAGCTTCAATAGAAACTTTATCCATAATAGCGTATAAACAGCCTATTACAAAGTCAGAGATTGAAAGTATTAGAGGTGTTTCTGTGGATAGAATTATTTCAAACCTAGAAGAAAGAAAGTTTGTTCAAAATTGTGGCAAACAAGAAAGTGGTAGAAAAGCTAATTTATATGAAGTAACTGATAAATTTTTATCATATTTAGGTATAAAAAACATAACTGAATTACCTGATTATGATTTATTAAAAGAAAAAATAAAAAGTATGGAGAATGTAACTACTAATGAGGATTAA
- the gatA gene encoding Asp-tRNA(Asn)/Glu-tRNA(Gln) amidotransferase subunit GatA, translating into MANINLYELTAKELRDKFLSGDLSAFEIVNSFYQRIEKVEDKVKSFVSLRKEKALEEAKKLDEKKKNGEKLGKLAGIPIAIKDNILMEGEKSTSCSKILENYVGIYDATVVKKLKEEDAIIIGVTNMDEFAMGSTTKTSFHHKTSNPWDLDRVPGGSSGGAAASVAAQEVPISLGSDTGGSVRQPASFCGVVGLKPTYGRVSRYGLMAFASSLDQIGTLAKTVEDVAICMNVMAGADDYDATVSKKEVPDYTEFLNKDIKGLKVGLPKEYFVEGLNPEIKNIVDNSVKVLKELGADVVEVSLPHTKYAVPTYYVLAPAEASSNLARFDGIRYGYRAKDYTDLESLYVKTRSEGFGAEVKRRIMIGTYVLSAGFYDAYFKKAQKVRTLIKQDFENVLNEVDVILTPVAPSVAFKLSDTKTPIELYLEDIFTLSANLAGVPAISLPGGLVDNLPVGIQFMGKPFDEETLIKVADALEKKIGRLNLPKLD; encoded by the coding sequence ATGGCTAATATTAATCTTTATGAATTAACTGCAAAAGAGTTAAGAGATAAATTTTTATCTGGTGACTTATCAGCATTTGAAATAGTTAATTCATTTTATCAAAGAATTGAAAAAGTTGAAGATAAAGTAAAAAGCTTTGTTTCTTTAAGAAAAGAGAAAGCTCTTGAAGAAGCTAAAAAGCTTGATGAAAAGAAAAAAAATGGAGAAAAGTTAGGTAAACTAGCTGGTATTCCTATTGCTATAAAAGACAATATTTTGATGGAAGGAGAAAAGTCAACTTCATGTTCTAAAATATTAGAAAATTATGTTGGAATTTATGATGCAACTGTTGTAAAAAAATTGAAAGAAGAAGATGCAATTATCATTGGAGTAACAAATATGGATGAATTTGCAATGGGTTCTACAACAAAAACTTCCTTTCATCATAAAACATCTAATCCTTGGGATCTAGATAGAGTTCCTGGTGGTAGTAGTGGTGGAGCAGCAGCTTCTGTTGCAGCACAAGAAGTACCAATATCATTAGGTTCTGATACAGGTGGAAGTGTTAGACAACCTGCTTCATTCTGTGGAGTTGTTGGATTAAAACCAACTTATGGTAGAGTTTCAAGATATGGACTTATGGCTTTTGCTTCATCTCTTGACCAAATAGGAACACTTGCAAAAACTGTTGAAGATGTTGCTATTTGTATGAATGTTATGGCTGGAGCTGATGACTATGATGCAACTGTTAGTAAAAAAGAAGTTCCTGACTATACAGAATTTTTAAATAAAGATATAAAAGGTTTAAAAGTTGGGTTACCAAAAGAATATTTTGTAGAAGGATTAAATCCTGAAATAAAAAATATTGTAGATAATTCTGTAAAAGTATTGAAAGAATTAGGAGCAGATGTTGTTGAAGTATCTTTACCTCATACAAAATATGCTGTTCCAACTTATTATGTACTTGCACCAGCAGAAGCAAGTTCAAACCTTGCTAGATTTGATGGTATTAGATATGGATATAGAGCAAAAGATTATACAGATTTGGAAAGTTTATATGTTAAAACTAGAAGTGAAGGTTTTGGTGCAGAAGTAAAAAGAAGAATTATGATAGGAACATATGTTTTAAGTGCAGGTTTCTATGATGCTTACTTTAAAAAAGCTCAAAAAGTTAGAACTCTTATAAAACAAGATTTTGAAAATGTATTAAATGAAGTAGATGTTATTTTAACTCCAGTTGCACCAAGTGTAGCTTTTAAGTTATCTGATACAAAAACTCCAATAGAATTGTATTTGGAAGATATTTTTACATTATCTGCAAACTTAGCTGGTGTTCCTGCAATATCATTACCAGGAGGACTTGTTGACAATTTACCAGTTGGAATACAATTTATGGGAAAACCATTTGATGAAGAAACTTTAATAAAAGTAGCTGATGCACTTGAAAAGAAAATAGGAAGATTAAATTTACCTAAGTTGGATTAA
- the pip gene encoding prolyl aminopeptidase, whose translation MKNYDFYPPIEPFKSYMFPVSDVHDIYVEECGNPNGEPIIFLHGGPGAGCGKKARRFFDPEYYHIILFDQRGCGRSTPFLELKENNIFYSIEDMEKIRLHIGIDKWTIFAGSYGSTLGLVYAIHYPEKVKRMVLQGIFLANEEDVKWYFQKGISEIYPAEFKIFKDFIPKDEQDNLLEAYHKRFFSNDIKLRNEAIKIWSRFELRTMESEYTWSLEEEIQDFEISLALIEAHYFYNKMFWNDSEYILNRTEKIKNIPIQIAHGRFDLNTRVISAYKLSEKLNNCELVIVEGVGHSPFTKQTSEVLIKFLEDIKEINNGK comes from the coding sequence ATGAAAAATTATGATTTCTATCCACCAATAGAACCTTTTAAATCATATATGTTCCCAGTGAGTGATGTTCATGATATTTATGTAGAAGAATGTGGAAATCCTAATGGAGAACCTATAATTTTTTTACATGGTGGACCAGGAGCAGGTTGTGGAAAAAAAGCTAGAAGATTTTTTGACCCTGAGTACTATCATATTATTCTATTTGATCAAAGAGGTTGTGGAAGAAGTACACCTTTTCTTGAACTTAAAGAGAATAATATTTTTTATTCTATTGAAGACATGGAAAAAATAAGACTTCATATAGGTATTGATAAATGGACTATATTTGCTGGAAGTTATGGTTCAACTTTAGGACTTGTTTATGCTATACATTATCCTGAAAAAGTAAAAAGAATGGTTCTACAAGGAATATTCTTAGCTAATGAAGAAGATGTGAAGTGGTATTTTCAAAAAGGAATTTCTGAAATTTATCCAGCAGAGTTTAAAATTTTTAAAGATTTTATTCCAAAAGATGAACAAGATAATTTACTTGAAGCCTATCATAAAAGATTTTTTTCTAATGATATCAAACTTAGAAATGAAGCAATTAAAATTTGGAGTCGTTTTGAATTAAGAACTATGGAATCAGAATATACTTGGTCTTTGGAAGAAGAAATTCAAGATTTTGAAATTTCACTTGCTCTTATAGAAGCACATTATTTTTATAATAAAATGTTTTGGAATGATAGTGAATACATATTAAATAGGACTGAAAAAATAAAGAACATACCTATTCAAATAGCTCATGGTAGATTTGACTTAAATACAAGAGTTATTTCTGCATATAAGTTATCTGAAAAACTTAATAACTGTGAACTTGTGATAGTTGAAGGAGTAGGACACTCTCCTTTCACAAAACAAACAAGTGAAGTCCTTATAAAATTTTTAGAAGATATAAAGGAAATAAATAATGGAAAATAA
- the gatC gene encoding Asp-tRNA(Asn)/Glu-tRNA(Gln) amidotransferase subunit GatC: MALTREEVLKIAKLSKLSFEEKEIEKFQIELNDILGYIDMLNEVDTSKVEPLVYINDVVNNFREKKEKTSLEITKVLLNAPESAENAIVVPKVVGE, translated from the coding sequence ATGGCACTTACAAGAGAAGAAGTTCTAAAAATTGCAAAATTATCAAAGTTATCATTTGAAGAAAAAGAGATAGAGAAGTTTCAGATTGAGCTAAATGATATTTTAGGTTATATAGATATGTTAAATGAAGTTGACACATCAAAAGTTGAACCATTAGTTTATATAAATGATGTTGTTAATAATTTTAGAGAAAAAAAAGAAAAAACATCACTAGAAATAACTAAGGTATTATTAAATGCACCTGAAAGTGCTGAGAATGCAATAGTTGTTCCTAAAGTTGTTGGAGAGTAG
- a CDS encoding murein L,D-transpeptidase catalytic domain family protein: MKKVFLFFCLLLLITNSYTEENLVTENKTENIQVAVEEKPQKIIVDVKSVYDSLNIKDKIDYSIFQKAYLGYVQIQNKNPVVLIIIDYTKPSNEERFYVLDLNKKKLVYSTRVAHSKNSGLEIPLEFSDDPNSYQSSLGFFVTLGEYNGAYGYSLRLKGLEENVNANAEDRAIVIHGGDIVEDEYINKFGFAGRSLGCPVLPYSLTRQIIDFIKHGRVLFIYGNDEQYIDDSLYLSKLAYVFEGSPKNIVEIEKPVIVQKISTPPTTVVTTSPNTTIVADNKTVNRETVIAEANITKIFEIIKQEAKYTNNTNYKISYTELLKGAIQERVNKTTDIKEVTENKKQNEENIEENIDRQEKIIETPTTNVSSEQKKEEETKITQKNERKYPVEVTKTSLGIGIKLK; encoded by the coding sequence TTGAAAAAAGTATTTTTATTTTTTTGTTTATTATTATTAATCACTAATAGTTATACAGAAGAAAATCTTGTAACAGAAAATAAAACTGAAAATATTCAAGTTGCTGTGGAAGAAAAACCACAAAAAATAATTGTAGATGTAAAATCAGTATATGATTCTCTAAATATAAAAGATAAAATAGATTATTCTATTTTTCAAAAAGCATATTTAGGATATGTACAAATTCAAAATAAAAATCCTGTTGTCTTAATAATAATAGACTATACAAAACCTTCAAATGAAGAAAGATTTTATGTTTTAGACTTGAATAAGAAAAAACTTGTTTATTCAACTCGTGTTGCTCATTCTAAAAATTCAGGATTAGAAATTCCACTAGAATTTTCTGATGATCCCAATTCCTATCAAAGTTCTTTAGGATTCTTTGTAACATTAGGGGAATATAATGGTGCTTATGGATATTCATTAAGATTAAAAGGACTTGAAGAAAATGTAAATGCTAATGCAGAAGATAGAGCTATTGTTATTCATGGTGGAGATATAGTTGAAGATGAATATATTAACAAATTTGGTTTTGCAGGAAGAAGTTTAGGATGTCCTGTACTTCCATACTCTTTAACAAGACAAATTATAGATTTTATAAAACATGGAAGAGTCTTGTTTATATATGGTAATGATGAGCAATATATAGATGATAGTCTATATTTAAGTAAATTAGCATATGTATTTGAAGGAAGTCCTAAAAATATTGTTGAGATAGAAAAGCCAGTTATAGTTCAAAAAATTTCTACACCTCCTACAACTGTTGTAACTACAAGTCCTAATACAACTATTGTAGCAGATAATAAAACTGTTAATCGTGAAACTGTAATTGCAGAAGCTAATATCACAAAAATTTTTGAAATTATAAAACAAGAAGCAAAATATACCAATAATACTAATTATAAGATATCATACACTGAATTATTAAAAGGAGCTATTCAAGAAAGAGTAAATAAAACAACTGATATAAAAGAAGTAACTGAAAATAAAAAACAAAATGAAGAGAACATTGAAGAAAATATAGATAGGCAAGAAAAAATTATTGAAACACCTACTACAAATGTTTCTTCTGAGCAAAAAAAAGAAGAAGAAACAAAGATAACTCAAAAAAATGAAAGAAAATACCCAGTAGAAGTTACTAAGACAAGTTTAGGTATTGGAATAAAATTAAAATAA